The proteins below are encoded in one region of Loxodonta africana isolate mLoxAfr1 chromosome 5, mLoxAfr1.hap2, whole genome shotgun sequence:
- the CCKAR gene encoding cholecystokinin receptor type A: protein MDVVDSFLVNGSNITPPCELGLENETLFCLDQPHSSKEWQPAVQILLYSLIFLLSVLGNTLVITVLIRNKRMRTVTNIFLLSLAVSDLMLCLFCMPFNLIPNLLKDFIFGSAVCKTTTYFMGTSVSVSTFNLVAISLERYGAICKPLQSRVWQTKSHALKVIAATWCLSFTIMTPYPIYSNLVPFTKNNNQTANMCRFLLPNDAMQQSWHTFLLLILFLIPGIVMMVAYGLISLELYQGIKFDASQKKSAKERKLSTGSSGRYEDSDGCYLQKSKHPRKLELQQLSTCSSGRVSRIRSSSSAANLMAKKRVIRMLIVIVVLFFLCWMPIFSANTWRAYDTASAERRLSGTPISFILLLSYTSSCVNPIIYCFMNKRFRLGFMATFPCCPNPGPAGVRGDVGEEEEGRTTGASLSRYSYSHVSASAPPP from the exons AGTGGCAGCCGGCGGTGCAGATTCTCTTGTATTCCTTGATATTCCTGCTCAGCGTGCTGGGAAACACACTGGTCATCACGGTGCTGATTCGGAACAAGAGGATGAGGACAGTCACCAACATCTTCCTGCTCTCCCTGGCTGTCAGCGACCTCATGCTTTGCCTCTTCTGCATGCCGTTTAACCTCATCCCCAACcttctcaaggatttcatcttcGGCAGCGCTGTTTGCAAGACCACCACCTACTTCATGG gcacctctgtgaGTGTATCCACCTTTAATCTGGTCGCCATATCTCTGGAGAGATACGGTGCGATTTGCAAACCCTTGCAGTCCCGGGTCTGGCAGACAAAGTCCCATGCCTTGAAGGTGATTGCCGCTACCTGGTGTCTCTCCTTTACCATCATGACTCCGTACCCAATTTATAGCAACTTGGTGCCTTTTACCAAAAATAACAACCAGACAGCGAACATGTGCCGCTTTCTGCTACCAAATGATGCTATGCAGCAGTCCTG GCACACATTCCTGTTACTCATCCTCTTTCTTATTCCTGGAATTGTGATGATGGTGGCGTATGGATTAATCTCTTTGGAACTCTACCAAGGTATAAAATTTGATGCTAGCCAGAAGAAATCCGCTAAAG AAAGGAAGCTCAGCACCGGCAGCAGTGGCAGATACGAAGATAGCGACGGGTGTTACCTGCAGAAGTCCAAGCACCCCAGGAAGCTGGAGCTGCAGCAGCTGTCCACCTGCAGCAGCGGCAGGGTCAGCCGCATCAGGAGCAGCAGCTCCGCAGCCAACCTGATGGCCAAGAAGCGGGTGATCCGCATGCTCATCGTCATCGTGGTCCTCTTTTTCCTGTGCTGGATGCCCATCTTCAGCGCCAACACCTGGCGGGCGTATGACACAGCTTCTGCCGAGCGCCGCCTCTCGGGGACCCCCATTTCCTTCATCCTCCTGCTCTCCTACACGTCTTCTTGTGTCAACCCCATCATCTACTGCTTCATGAACAAAAGGTTCCGCCTCGGCTTCATGGCCACCTTCCCCTGCTGCCCCAACCCTGGTCCCGCAGGAGTGAGAGGAGacgtgggggaggaggaggaaggtagGACCACGGGGGCCTCTCTGTCCAGGTACTCGTACAGTCACGTGAGTGCTTCTGCCCCGCCCCCCTGA